In the genome of Fulvivirga maritima, one region contains:
- a CDS encoding SMI1/KNR4 family protein, with amino-acid sequence MAKSIEQFEKEIFSEVKSEIIADWPNNFVVIADSGADPYCIDISSSQGAIYTSMHGTGAWEFEQCAESFKDFLKEIVK; translated from the coding sequence ATGGCAAAATCAATTGAACAGTTTGAAAAGGAAATCTTCTCAGAAGTTAAAAGTGAAATAATTGCAGATTGGCCCAATAATTTTGTCGTCATTGCTGATTCTGGAGCAGATCCTTATTGTATAGATATAAGTAGTAGCCAAGGAGCTATTTACACCAGTATGCATGGAACAGGAGCATGGGAATTTGAGCAATGTGCTGAGTCTTTTAAAGATTTTCTAAAAGAAATAGTTAAATAG
- a CDS encoding TonB-dependent receptor gives MTTTLILCLTTFCWLHVAAQQRGTISGKVVSEAGAPLEFVNVGLEGTTLGSVTDKNGRFRIEKVPQGKYKVQASMVGFKTESKDIVLSAAVSINFTMQETTQALDEVVVVSGTMKEVSKLESPVPVEVYSKKFFKANPTPSVFESLQNVNGVRPQINCNVCNTGDIHINGLEGPYTMVLIDGMPIVSGLSTVYGLTGIPQSLIERVEVVKGPASTLYGSEAVGGLINIITKKPATAPRFSADVFGTTWGEVNTDLGLRYSLSEKTNGLLGVNYFNYQNPIDNNNDGFTDVTLQNRISIFNKLDFNRKSNKTFSLAGRYVYEDRWGGEMDWDKQYRGGNEVYGESIYTSRWEVLGTYQLPVSEIINLQISANGHNQNSVYGDTKYLADQYIGFGQLTWNKP, from the coding sequence TTGACAACCACATTAATCCTATGTTTAACTACTTTCTGCTGGTTGCATGTAGCCGCTCAACAGAGAGGGACAATAAGTGGTAAGGTGGTGTCTGAGGCTGGTGCTCCGCTAGAATTTGTTAACGTGGGGCTGGAGGGGACTACTTTAGGCAGCGTGACTGATAAAAATGGGCGTTTCCGTATAGAAAAAGTACCCCAAGGGAAATATAAAGTGCAGGCATCTATGGTGGGGTTTAAGACGGAATCAAAGGATATAGTGCTGTCTGCGGCTGTTTCCATTAATTTTACCATGCAAGAAACCACCCAGGCGCTGGATGAAGTAGTGGTGGTATCGGGCACCATGAAAGAGGTCTCTAAATTGGAGAGTCCCGTGCCGGTAGAAGTATACAGCAAGAAGTTTTTCAAAGCTAATCCTACACCTTCAGTATTTGAGTCATTACAAAATGTGAATGGTGTAAGGCCACAAATTAACTGTAATGTTTGCAATACAGGAGACATTCACATCAATGGTTTAGAAGGGCCATATACCATGGTGCTGATTGATGGTATGCCCATAGTCAGCGGACTTTCTACGGTGTATGGGTTAACTGGTATTCCGCAGTCGCTAATAGAAAGGGTAGAAGTGGTGAAAGGGCCGGCTTCTACGCTGTATGGGTCTGAGGCTGTGGGTGGTTTAATCAACATCATTACTAAAAAGCCAGCCACGGCTCCACGGTTTTCGGCAGATGTGTTTGGCACGACTTGGGGTGAAGTGAATACTGATTTGGGCTTACGCTATTCTCTTTCTGAGAAAACTAATGGGCTATTGGGAGTCAACTATTTTAACTATCAGAATCCTATTGATAATAATAATGATGGGTTTACAGATGTAACGCTTCAAAACAGGATATCTATTTTCAATAAGCTTGATTTTAATAGAAAAAGCAATAAAACATTTTCATTGGCTGGTCGCTATGTTTATGAAGACCGCTGGGGAGGAGAAATGGACTGGGATAAGCAATACCGTGGCGGAAATGAGGTATATGGAGAAAGTATCTATACAAGTAGATGGGAAGTTTTAGGAACTTATCAGCTTCCTGTTTCTGAAATAATAAACTTGCAAATAAGTGCCAATGGTCATAATCAAAACTCTGTTTATGGAGATACCAAATACCTGGCAGACCAATACATCGGGTTTGGTCAGCTGACCTGGAACAAACCCTGA
- a CDS encoding carboxypeptidase-like regulatory domain-containing protein: protein MDKLVTIIFFLLITSIGNAQIEVKGTVVSNEEEEGLGLPGVNVVELGTQNGTTTDKDGNFILTVTDPNATLEISFVGFITQQLHLNGKDSIFIKLKIDCIRDFLDARSISVYALSGIFNTPLGGKLDFALPYFSKGTLITGFSYQSDLEDLTFINGKLEYKHYIFNCDLDFDLNWYYRHLNLIDFKSSTNSFETNFNYENFRLIVGYSHLNIDNRITDEVRSFSAPVVGLGTWFNTAPFQLLLTGKVALFGNRTEVIGQATFYTKYVEFFVNYYQLDSFSELTIGIGKEFAY, encoded by the coding sequence ATGGATAAATTAGTTACTATTATATTTTTCTTATTAATTACTTCAATTGGTAACGCTCAAATAGAAGTGAAGGGAACGGTGGTTTCTAACGAGGAGGAAGAGGGTTTAGGTTTGCCTGGAGTGAACGTGGTTGAACTAGGTACACAGAATGGCACTACCACTGATAAGGATGGAAACTTTATTCTTACAGTGACAGATCCAAATGCAACACTAGAAATTTCATTTGTAGGATTCATTACCCAACAGCTTCATTTAAATGGAAAGGATTCAATATTCATTAAGTTAAAGATTGATTGTATCAGAGATTTCTTAGATGCACGTAGTATAAGTGTATATGCCTTATCTGGTATATTCAATACCCCATTGGGTGGGAAATTAGATTTTGCTTTACCATATTTTAGCAAGGGGACTTTAATAACTGGCTTTTCTTATCAGTCGGATCTTGAAGATCTAACTTTCATTAACGGGAAACTTGAATATAAACATTACATTTTCAACTGTGACCTTGATTTTGACTTAAACTGGTATTACAGACACTTAAATCTTATTGACTTCAAGTCTTCTACTAACTCTTTTGAAACCAATTTCAACTATGAGAACTTTAGGTTAATCGTAGGATACAGTCACCTAAACATTGACAATCGAATTACAGATGAAGTCAGGAGCTTTTCAGCGCCTGTGGTTGGTTTAGGAACATGGTTTAATACTGCTCCTTTTCAACTTTTGTTAACAGGTAAAGTGGCTTTATTTGGAAATAGAACTGAAGTGATAGGGCAAGCGACATTTTACACCAAGTACGTTGAATTCTTTGTAAACTATTATCAACTCGATTCGTTTTCCGAACTGACAATTGGAATAGGGAAGGAATTTGCATATTAG
- a CDS encoding 5'-nucleotidase C-terminal domain-containing protein gives MKYLPIDFNLKYGALLIFFLASCTSKEEYQRSYTWSSVQVDSAIEESDHLEEIIAPYRVRLDSMMNEVIGYASHDLTAEGQYESDLGTFVTQVILNQSRSSYNKDVDLSIMNHHGGLRASINKGPVELGEVYEVMPFENEMLLLEVPGDSLVKLVEFVGQSHSSMIWPVSFEVTNSGVKNIKVNGEKINLDKNYTLAVSDYQANGGSGFSMLKPLKRIEVEPVKLRDMLVKEIRDLTAQGDTVKTEVAHLITVTNP, from the coding sequence ATGAAATATTTACCCATTGATTTCAATTTAAAATACGGCGCTTTATTAATCTTTTTTCTGGCTTCTTGTACCAGTAAGGAAGAGTATCAGCGCTCTTATACCTGGTCTTCAGTGCAAGTAGACTCTGCCATTGAGGAGTCTGATCACCTGGAAGAGATTATAGCTCCATATAGGGTGAGATTAGACTCTATGATGAATGAAGTAATCGGCTATGCATCTCATGACTTGACGGCAGAAGGACAATACGAATCAGATTTGGGTACATTTGTCACTCAGGTAATATTAAACCAGTCAAGATCTTCCTATAATAAAGACGTTGATTTGTCCATCATGAATCATCATGGTGGCCTTAGAGCGTCTATCAATAAAGGTCCCGTGGAGCTGGGAGAGGTGTATGAAGTAATGCCTTTTGAGAATGAAATGCTACTGTTAGAGGTGCCAGGAGACAGTTTAGTAAAGTTGGTAGAGTTTGTGGGGCAGTCTCATAGTAGTATGATATGGCCCGTGAGCTTTGAAGTGACTAATTCAGGCGTAAAAAACATTAAAGTAAACGGCGAAAAGATCAATTTAGACAAGAATTATACTTTGGCCGTGAGTGACTATCAGGCTAATGGAGGCAGTGGATTTAGTATGTTAAAGCCACTTAAAAGAATAGAAGTAGAGCCAGTAAAACTCAGAGATATGCTAGTGAAGGAAATTAGAGATCTTACCGCTCAGGGCGACACTGTAAAAACTGAAGTGGCTCACCTTATAACTGTTACTAACCCATGA
- a CDS encoding class I SAM-dependent methyltransferase, with amino-acid sequence MHNQGLMSGMGELWSSINKSSIDVIEINAVDISPKMTSIAKGNLSRTNGKINLLQQDVLNNSISSNTADIVVSSFGLKTFNLEQLTKLAKEISRILKPGASFSFVEISVPPNPFLRLFYMFYLKVIIPIIGFLFQGNSGDYRMLGIYTSKFNNCKNFQRELTQAGLEANYQALFFGCATVTWGKKSGKVTEPISS; translated from the coding sequence ATGCATAATCAGGGTTTAATGAGTGGCATGGGGGAGCTATGGTCCTCTATTAATAAGTCCTCAATAGATGTCATCGAGATAAATGCTGTTGACATTTCTCCTAAAATGACAAGCATAGCAAAAGGCAACCTTAGTAGAACAAATGGTAAGATTAATTTATTACAGCAGGATGTTTTAAATAATTCTATATCCTCCAATACAGCTGATATTGTAGTTTCATCTTTTGGTCTTAAGACTTTTAACCTGGAGCAACTCACTAAATTAGCCAAAGAAATTAGTAGGATTTTAAAGCCCGGAGCATCATTCTCTTTTGTTGAAATTTCAGTACCTCCCAATCCTTTTTTGCGGTTGTTTTACATGTTCTATTTGAAAGTTATAATTCCTATTATAGGCTTTTTATTTCAAGGTAACTCAGGGGATTATAGGATGTTGGGTATTTATACTTCTAAGTTTAATAACTGTAAAAATTTCCAAAGGGAACTAACTCAGGCAGGACTTGAAGCCAACTATCAAGCACTCTTCTTTGGTTGCGCTACAGTTACTTGGGGTAAGAAAAGTGGAAAGGTTACTGAACCAATTTCTAGTTAG
- a CDS encoding thioredoxin family protein encodes MLRSIAIAFWFSLGLTSAAPAQSVQWTAFEYLEDSLRAEKRPLLIFIHAEWCKYCAMQENTTFSDEALASVLKESFYCLKLDAEITEEITFLGRKYQFQSSRGYHQLAEMLGRKEGPLIFPSTIIMNQQLQIIYQLQGLQKAENLLEVVETVR; translated from the coding sequence ATGCTGAGAAGTATAGCCATAGCGTTCTGGTTTTCACTTGGTCTTACCTCTGCGGCGCCAGCGCAATCTGTACAATGGACTGCCTTTGAATACCTAGAAGACAGCCTGAGAGCGGAGAAAAGGCCTTTATTGATTTTTATTCATGCAGAATGGTGCAAATATTGCGCTATGCAGGAAAACACTACTTTTAGTGATGAGGCATTGGCAAGTGTGCTTAAAGAAAGCTTTTATTGTTTAAAGTTAGATGCTGAAATTACCGAAGAAATCACATTTTTAGGACGTAAATATCAGTTTCAATCCTCCAGAGGCTATCATCAGTTGGCTGAAATGCTCGGTAGAAAAGAGGGACCTTTAATATTTCCATCTACAATAATCATGAACCAGCAATTGCAAATTATTTATCAGCTGCAGGGCTTGCAGAAAGCTGAAAACCTGCTGGAAGTTGTAGAGACTGTAAGGTAG
- a CDS encoding metal-dependent transcriptional regulator has protein sequence MGSQTEENYLKALYKLSDDKGNVGVSDLSSMLKVSVPTANSMVKKMHSRGWLKYEKYKPITITPKGKKMASMIIRKHRLTEMYLVEQMGFSWENVHEIAEQVEHVKSEAFFDRMDELLGFPKFDPHGSPIPDKNGKIVEQNLIKLSDCSEGQHYTLSALLDSKKDLLEYLNNRSLFLGTKLEIVAKESFDGNMTVRYDSHENEVLSQKVCESLLVNRV, from the coding sequence ATGGGTTCGCAAACGGAAGAGAACTATTTAAAGGCGCTATATAAGCTTTCGGATGATAAAGGGAATGTTGGGGTATCAGATTTAAGCTCTATGCTTAAAGTAAGTGTACCTACAGCCAACAGTATGGTAAAGAAAATGCACTCCAGAGGCTGGCTTAAATATGAAAAATACAAGCCCATTACCATTACCCCTAAAGGCAAAAAAATGGCCTCTATGATCATTAGAAAGCACCGATTGACAGAAATGTATTTGGTAGAGCAGATGGGATTTAGCTGGGAAAACGTGCATGAAATAGCCGAACAGGTAGAACACGTAAAATCAGAAGCCTTCTTCGATCGGATGGATGAGCTTTTGGGTTTTCCAAAATTCGATCCGCATGGCTCCCCCATACCTGATAAAAACGGCAAAATAGTTGAGCAAAATTTAATAAAACTCAGCGATTGCTCTGAGGGACAACACTACACACTAAGTGCATTATTAGATTCAAAAAAGGACCTATTGGAATACCTCAACAACCGCTCCCTCTTCCTTGGCACCAAACTGGAAATAGTAGCTAAAGAATCATTTGATGGCAACATGACCGTTAGATACGATAGTCATGAAAACGAAGTACTAAGCCAAAAAGTATGCGAGAGTTTATTGGTGAATAGAGTTTAA
- a CDS encoding bifunctional metallophosphatase/5'-nucleotidase has translation MKRRQFIIRSLAASALVSPFALGSCNFGLKGKKLTILHTNDMHSHVDPFDEGKYKGLGGMAARATAINKIRAAEDNVMLLDVGDVFQGTPYFNMFGGELELKLMSEMGYDATTIGNHEFDNGVDSLHTVMQYADFPYLCANYDFSRNSIGKSVQPYKIFDKQGFKVGVFGLGIELEGLVNSSMYGNTVYEDPIAVAKEMVQELKKAKCDLIICLSHLGYDYGSSPKPSDKVLAQEVSEIDVILGGHTHTFMEKPLLLTNADGFTTIINQVGWAGINLGRIDVEFTPKGKELVAFSPITLSNKMV, from the coding sequence ATGAAAAGAAGGCAATTTATTATTCGATCATTGGCGGCTTCGGCCTTAGTTTCTCCTTTTGCTTTAGGTAGTTGTAATTTTGGTTTGAAGGGAAAGAAGCTGACCATACTTCATACTAATGATATGCATTCTCATGTAGATCCGTTTGATGAAGGCAAATACAAAGGGCTGGGAGGGATGGCTGCCCGGGCTACAGCTATTAATAAAATCAGAGCTGCTGAAGACAATGTGATGTTGCTGGATGTTGGCGATGTTTTTCAGGGAACTCCTTACTTCAATATGTTTGGTGGTGAGCTTGAGCTTAAATTAATGAGTGAAATGGGTTATGATGCTACTACCATCGGTAATCATGAGTTTGATAATGGCGTTGATAGCCTCCACACGGTAATGCAGTATGCGGATTTCCCTTATCTGTGTGCTAACTATGATTTTTCGAGAAATAGCATAGGCAAAAGTGTACAGCCTTATAAAATATTTGATAAGCAGGGGTTTAAAGTCGGAGTTTTTGGATTGGGTATAGAGCTGGAAGGACTAGTGAATTCCTCTATGTATGGAAACACGGTATATGAAGACCCCATAGCTGTGGCTAAAGAGATGGTGCAGGAGCTTAAAAAAGCAAAATGTGATTTAATTATATGTCTTTCTCATCTGGGGTATGACTATGGTTCATCACCAAAACCATCAGATAAAGTATTGGCTCAGGAAGTCAGTGAGATAGATGTGATTTTAGGAGGGCATACCCATACATTTATGGAAAAACCTTTGTTACTTACTAACGCCGATGGTTTTACCACTATCATCAATCAAGTAGGTTGGGCAGGGATCAATCTTGGTAGAATTGATGTTGAATTTACCCCCAAAGGAAAAGAGCTGGTGGCATTTTCACCCATTACACTATCTAATAAAATGGTTTAA
- a CDS encoding TonB-dependent receptor plug domain-containing protein, which translates to MVGLAYRYTYFDDNTTATANNASSNDPSITHLPGVFVQDEIILNDYNKLLLGARYDYNSIHGNIFSPRINYKWNSANKRNIIRLSAGNGYRVANVFTEDHAALTGARMVVFEEELKPETSWNVNLNLVKKVYTTNHIYIGLDASGFYTYFNNAILPDYETNPNEIIYGNLDGHAVSKGVSLNLDVNWTNGLQINAGGTLMDVSVTNDEETYRQLFTERFSGVWSIGYTFREFGLTLDYTGNVYGPMRLPLLGERDDRPEYSEWYSLQNIQITKSYDRWELYGGVKNLLNYTPPANSIARSFDPFDKGVEFNAEGQVIPTPSNPNALTFDPSYVYAPNQGIRGFFGVRYTIN; encoded by the coding sequence TTGGTAGGCTTAGCTTATCGTTATACTTATTTTGATGATAATACGACAGCCACGGCTAATAATGCAAGTAGTAATGATCCTTCGATCACCCACTTACCCGGTGTTTTTGTGCAAGATGAAATCATACTAAATGACTACAATAAGCTGCTTTTAGGAGCTCGGTATGATTATAATAGCATTCATGGAAATATATTTTCGCCAAGAATTAATTACAAATGGAATTCTGCAAATAAGAGAAATATTATCAGGCTAAGTGCAGGTAATGGCTACCGTGTGGCCAACGTGTTTACTGAAGATCATGCAGCGCTTACAGGAGCTCGGATGGTGGTGTTTGAAGAGGAACTAAAGCCTGAAACTTCATGGAATGTAAACCTCAATTTGGTGAAGAAAGTGTATACTACTAATCATATTTACATAGGTCTGGATGCCAGTGGCTTTTATACTTATTTCAATAATGCCATTTTACCCGATTATGAAACTAACCCTAACGAGATTATTTATGGCAACTTAGATGGACATGCAGTGTCCAAGGGCGTGTCTTTAAACCTTGATGTGAATTGGACCAATGGCCTGCAAATAAATGCAGGAGGTACACTTATGGATGTTTCAGTTACTAACGATGAAGAAACTTACAGGCAGCTATTCACCGAACGGTTCAGTGGTGTATGGAGCATAGGTTATACTTTTCGAGAATTTGGTTTAACCCTAGATTATACTGGTAATGTGTATGGCCCTATGAGATTACCACTACTGGGTGAGCGAGATGATAGGCCAGAATATTCTGAATGGTATAGCCTACAAAATATTCAGATTACTAAAAGTTATGATAGATGGGAGCTATATGGAGGGGTGAAGAATCTGCTTAATTATACTCCGCCGGCTAATAGTATTGCGCGTTCATTTGATCCTTTTGATAAGGGAGTGGAATTTAATGCAGAAGGGCAGGTGATTCCTACTCCTAGCAACCCCAATGCGTTAACTTTTGATCCATCTTATGTTTACGCGCCAAATCAAGGTATTCGTGGCTTTTTTGGAGTTAGATATACCATCAATTAA
- a CDS encoding TonB-dependent receptor: protein MIRHIISVVLLCTICISTYAQNNFTAVVKDKENQEPLPGASVFFPDLSKGSTTNHDGRVVFRDIPNGNQNIRISYIGYKTLTTTVSFPIPDSLNDYTISLSPSAHEMEEITISSTRSSRTIEDIPTRVEFIAGEELSEKGNMKPGDIRMLLNESTGIQTQQTSATSYNSSIRIQGLDGKYTQLLRDGMPLYSGFSGGLSLMQIAPLDLKQVEVIKGSSSTLYGGGAIAGLVNLISKTPTEERELSFMANGTSALGLDVSGFYSKKNDKIGTTIFSSYNKGTPYDPANIGLTAIPKFDRFTFNPKLFLYLNDDTELNIGLNYITEDRLGGNMDYVEGDNSDDAYFEENLTDRVSSQIHFSHQFSPASQLNVKNSLNYYDRTINVPTYSFDGTQFSSFSEINYNQWQDKSEWILGLNLWTDRFTQNDVTTGEPLDYTQTTWGAFAQNTWNPLAQLAIETGLRTDYQTDYGLFILPRISIMYTPINKLTMRLGGGLGYKTPTIFAEEAERIQFKNVMPIDNNELDAERSVGSNLDINYKTAITSELDLNTNLLLFYTRINDPIQLEPTGSDLYTFEQSPGYIDTKGVEVNIRLSYHDFKLFIGYTYADVNVHENNNSQQVPLVAKHRLNNVLMYEKEENFWIGVEAYYYSPQKLSDGDTGQSYWIVGLMSEKTIGDHFSIFLNFENFLDTRQTAFDTIYTGSIDNPTFRDIYAPVDGFVMNGGIKIKL from the coding sequence ATGATACGCCATATCATTTCTGTAGTACTCCTCTGTACTATCTGTATATCTACCTATGCCCAAAATAACTTCACGGCAGTGGTAAAGGACAAAGAAAACCAAGAACCATTACCTGGAGCTTCTGTGTTTTTTCCTGATCTTTCTAAAGGAAGCACCACCAACCACGATGGCAGAGTGGTATTCAGAGATATTCCTAATGGAAATCAAAACATTAGAATCAGTTATATCGGTTACAAAACGTTAACTACCACAGTTAGCTTTCCTATTCCTGATTCATTAAACGATTACACCATATCACTATCGCCATCAGCTCATGAGATGGAAGAAATCACCATTTCCTCTACACGCTCCAGCAGAACTATCGAGGATATTCCCACTCGTGTGGAGTTTATAGCTGGTGAAGAACTCTCTGAAAAAGGCAATATGAAACCTGGGGATATACGCATGCTACTCAACGAAAGTACTGGTATACAAACCCAGCAGACCTCAGCCACCAGCTATAATTCTAGCATTAGAATACAAGGCTTAGATGGTAAATACACCCAATTATTACGCGATGGCATGCCTCTCTATTCTGGTTTTTCAGGAGGGTTAAGTCTTATGCAAATAGCACCATTAGACCTGAAACAAGTAGAGGTGATTAAGGGCTCTAGCTCTACCTTGTATGGTGGTGGTGCCATAGCCGGCCTGGTTAACTTGATTTCTAAAACACCCACTGAGGAAAGAGAGCTCAGCTTTATGGCCAATGGTACTTCCGCTTTGGGACTTGATGTAAGCGGCTTTTACTCCAAAAAGAATGATAAAATAGGAACCACTATATTTTCTTCTTATAACAAAGGCACACCCTATGATCCCGCTAATATAGGGCTCACTGCCATTCCTAAATTTGATCGTTTTACGTTCAACCCCAAGTTGTTTTTATATCTCAATGATGATACTGAACTAAACATAGGCCTCAATTACATTACCGAAGACAGGCTGGGCGGTAACATGGATTATGTAGAAGGAGATAACTCAGATGATGCATACTTTGAAGAAAACTTAACAGACAGAGTGTCTTCCCAAATACATTTTAGCCATCAATTCTCTCCTGCGAGTCAATTAAATGTAAAGAACAGCCTGAATTATTATGATAGAACTATTAACGTACCTACCTATAGTTTTGATGGCACCCAATTCAGTTCTTTTAGCGAAATAAACTACAATCAGTGGCAAGACAAATCAGAATGGATTTTAGGGCTCAACCTATGGACCGATAGGTTCACTCAAAATGATGTTACCACAGGTGAACCGCTGGATTACACACAAACCACGTGGGGCGCTTTTGCTCAAAACACCTGGAATCCGCTTGCTCAATTAGCTATTGAAACTGGTCTAAGGACTGACTACCAAACGGATTATGGCCTGTTTATTTTACCAAGGATTTCAATCATGTACACTCCTATTAATAAGCTAACCATGAGACTGGGAGGTGGATTAGGTTACAAAACACCTACCATATTTGCAGAAGAGGCTGAACGCATTCAGTTTAAGAATGTAATGCCCATCGATAACAATGAACTGGATGCTGAACGCTCCGTAGGAAGTAATCTTGACATTAATTACAAAACAGCTATTACATCAGAACTAGACCTAAACACCAATCTATTATTATTTTATACTCGCATTAATGATCCCATACAATTGGAGCCCACCGGATCAGACTTGTATACTTTTGAGCAATCTCCGGGGTATATTGATACCAAAGGAGTAGAAGTTAATATAAGACTGTCTTATCATGATTTTAAGCTCTTTATCGGTTATACTTATGCTGATGTTAACGTACATGAAAACAACAATTCGCAACAGGTTCCGCTGGTAGCTAAACATAGGCTGAACAATGTTTTAATGTATGAAAAAGAAGAAAACTTCTGGATAGGTGTGGAGGCATATTATTACAGTCCTCAAAAGCTAAGTGATGGTGACACCGGCCAATCTTACTGGATAGTTGGCTTAATGAGCGAAAAAACCATTGGTGATCATTTTTCCATTTTCTTGAACTTTGAAAACTTCTTGGACACTCGCCAAACTGCTTTTGACACCATATACACTGGCTCTATAGACAACCCCACTTTCAGAGATATTTATGCTCCGGTAGATGGTTTTGTTATGAATGGAGGTATTAAAATAAAGCTGTAA
- a CDS encoding IS1380 family transposase, translating into MVTQNIGSLPIEYSSKPVTPFGGMSLMKRFIDQVGIREKLAELALPSPGSNRGYDPKQIVESFWLSIWTGASRYIHCDWLRYDTVLQSIFGWDGMPSQSTYSRFFGKFSQSLNNEVFPELQQWFFDQLRLGALTIDFDSTVITRYGDQQGSSKGYNPNKRGRNSHHPLMAFVSQTRMVANAWLRPGNTAASSSCREFMEETFKHALAGQKVGLVRADSGFYNEEIMSYLDEELLNYIMAVRMYPNVKSEVWGLKDWVKLAKGIELNEMVFSHENGKPRRYIIVKKQVDIRPHAGGKELFEDQPGYRYSCYVTNMDLPLDQIWNMYNTRADCENRIKELKQDFGLENFCLQDFWATEASFRFIMVAYNLMSLFRHFALNHHRKATLSTLRSYCFALGAWTANHANKKVLKISLPSKRRPWMEGIFLNISSTSPPFDYSNE; encoded by the coding sequence ATGGTTACTCAAAATATAGGGTCTTTACCCATTGAATATTCCTCCAAGCCAGTGACACCCTTTGGAGGGATGAGTTTAATGAAACGATTTATCGATCAGGTAGGGATACGAGAAAAATTAGCCGAACTGGCACTTCCATCTCCTGGTTCTAACCGAGGGTATGACCCCAAGCAAATCGTAGAGAGTTTTTGGCTGAGTATCTGGACAGGGGCTAGTAGATACATCCATTGTGACTGGTTGAGATATGATACTGTTTTACAGTCAATTTTTGGATGGGATGGTATGCCTAGCCAAAGTACCTACAGTCGTTTTTTTGGAAAATTCTCTCAATCCCTAAACAACGAAGTATTTCCAGAGCTTCAACAATGGTTCTTTGACCAGCTCCGTTTAGGAGCACTCACCATTGATTTTGATAGTACTGTGATCACTCGATATGGAGATCAACAAGGGAGTAGTAAAGGTTATAACCCCAACAAAAGAGGGAGAAATTCACATCACCCCTTGATGGCCTTTGTGAGTCAAACCAGAATGGTGGCCAATGCATGGCTCAGGCCAGGCAACACAGCGGCCAGTAGTAGTTGCAGGGAGTTCATGGAAGAAACCTTTAAGCACGCCTTGGCAGGACAAAAAGTAGGTCTGGTAAGGGCCGATAGTGGTTTTTACAACGAAGAAATCATGTCATATCTAGATGAAGAACTCCTCAATTACATTATGGCTGTACGCATGTACCCCAATGTAAAAAGCGAAGTTTGGGGGCTTAAAGATTGGGTCAAACTGGCAAAGGGAATAGAGCTGAACGAGATGGTTTTCAGTCATGAAAACGGTAAGCCAAGACGATACATTATTGTAAAAAAGCAAGTTGACATCAGGCCACATGCAGGAGGCAAGGAACTTTTTGAAGATCAGCCTGGCTATCGATATAGTTGCTATGTGACCAATATGGATTTACCTCTGGATCAGATTTGGAACATGTACAACACCCGCGCCGATTGTGAGAACAGAATTAAGGAATTGAAACAAGATTTTGGGCTTGAAAATTTTTGTTTACAAGATTTTTGGGCAACAGAAGCCTCCTTTCGCTTTATCATGGTGGCTTACAATTTGATGAGTTTATTCAGGCATTTTGCGTTGAACCATCATCGAAAAGCAACCCTATCAACCCTCAGATCCTATTGCTTTGCATTAGGAGCCTGGACAGCAAACCATGCTAATAAAAAGGTTTTAAAAATCTCATTACCCTCCAAAAGAAGACCCTGGATGGAGGGAATATTCTTGAACATATCGTCTACTAGTCCTCCTTTTGATTATTCTAATGAATAA